The DNA segment CCACGCGAAATCGCCGAAGATCTGGAGATACTCGGCAACTGAAGCGCACTCGAAGATCGCCGGCACGCTCTCGATCCGCACGCCCGAGAAGCCCGCGTCTTCGAGCAGCCCGCGAAGCAACGGCGCCGAAGCCAGCCGGAATGGGCCGGGCGCCTCGGGATCAGGCGGCTGAAGCGCGAGGTGGTGCTCGGCAGCCGCCCGAATCACGGTGAAGAACGGGCTCTTCGCGGGTTCATCCCAGACCGCGACCGTGTAACAACCGCCGGGCGCCAGCACACGACGGGCCTCGGCCACGGCGCGCGCCGGAACCGGGCAGAACATCAGGCCGTACGCATGGGTCACGACATCGATCGACGAGTCGTTCAGGCGCAGCGTTTCGGCGTCCATCTCCACGAAAGAGAGGTTGGTCAGGCCTCGCGTCTTCGCGAGGCGCGCGGCGACCGACAGCATGGCGGGCGACAAATCGGTCGCGGTGACGCGGCCATGGCGCAGATCCGCTGCCGCGGCGAGCGCCGGATAGCCCGCGCCGCTCGCCAGATCGAGCAGCCGCGTGTTCTCGTTCCAGCCGGAAGCCACACGCAGCCAGCCGGTAACGGGCTCGAAGTTCCGCTCGGTCCATTCGAGCCAGGCTCCCCAGCCCTCGGCCACTTCGTTCCAGTGCGCCCGCTGCTGGTCCTTCGCCTGCGTTTCGCTCTGCGCCTGCGTGCTCATGCGATTGCGCTCCTCTCGCGCTCCTCCCGTCGGTGGGGTCACGACGGCGAGAGTACGCGATGGCCGTTCCGCGGCCAGTGCATAATTCGCATTTCCAGTGTGCAATAATGCACATCATGGACTGGGATGCGTTGCAGGCGTTCCTGGCGGTCGCACGCACCGGGCGGGTCTCGACCGCCGCGCGGCGGCTGGGGGTCGAGCACACCACCGTGTCACGCCGGATCTCGGCGCTGGAGGCCGAGCTGGGCGTCCCGCTCTTCTATCGCACCACCGGCGGCTATCTGCTCACGGTGCACGGCCAGAACGCGGTGGCGAACGCCGAAACGATGGAGCGCGCTGCGCTCGGGCTCGCGGCGCGGGCGCGCGAAGGAGCTGGGGCCGTGGTTGGAAGCGTTCGCCTTGCGCTGGCGCCGGAGTTCGCGTCGCACTGGCTTGCGCCGAAGCTCGCCCAGTTCCGCGACCGGCATCCGGGGATCGCGCTTCAGCTGCTGGTCGGCACGCGTCAGCGCAACCTCGCGCGAGGCGAAGCCGACCTCGCGATTCAATCCCCGAAGCCGCGCCAACAGGGCCTGCTCGCGGTGCGCATCGCCCGCACCACGCTCGCGCT comes from the Candidatus Sulfotelmatobacter sp. genome and includes:
- a CDS encoding methyltransferase domain-containing protein, with protein sequence MSTQAQSETQAKDQQRAHWNEVAEGWGAWLEWTERNFEPVTGWLRVASGWNENTRLLDLASGAGYPALAAAADLRHGRVTATDLSPAMLSVAARLAKTRGLTNLSFVEMDAETLRLNDSSIDVVTHAYGLMFCPVPARAVAEARRVLAPGGCYTVAVWDEPAKSPFFTVIRAAAEHHLALQPPDPEAPGPFRLASAPLLRGLLEDAGFSGVRIESVPAIFECASVAEYLQIFGDFAWKARVAALDDRQRRSFHDDVAEGARPFMSGGRLRLTATSLCACGRK
- a CDS encoding LysR family transcriptional regulator is translated as MAVPRPVHNSHFQCAIMHIMDWDALQAFLAVARTGRVSTAARRLGVEHTTVSRRISALEAELGVPLFYRTTGGYLLTVHGQNAVANAETMERAALGLAARAREGAGAVVGSVRLALAPEFASHWLAPKLAQFRDRHPGIALQLLVGTRQRNLARGEADLAIQSPKPRQQGLLAVRIARTTLALYAARKLAAGARRRVTNVESLRGAPLLVYTPQFRMLQEAPWFQELLAGARVALETNSTHALLAAAQAGAGFAVLPRFV